In Geobacillus kaustophilus, a genomic segment contains:
- a CDS encoding AAA family ATPase, with protein MTINEPLLPPLEQVVRNIEQVIVGKRNVIVLSLTALLAKGHVLLEDVPGVGKTMLVRALAKSFSTELKRIQFTPDLLPSDVIGVSVYNPKERQFEYKPGPIIAHIVLADEINRTSPKTQSALLEAMGEGSVTVDGVTRALPQPFFVMATQNPIEYEGTYPLPEAQLDRFLLKLRMGYPSAEEEVDMLSRLEHSSPLEDIAPVMTVEELRSLQRKAADVHVSDTVKRYIVDLIQQSRQHEAVYLGVSPRGSVALMKAAQAYAFIHGRDFVIPDDVQQLAPYVLAHRLLVRPEAKWDKFDAETIIGQLIARTPVPVPGRR; from the coding sequence ATGACGATCAACGAACCGTTGCTTCCCCCGCTGGAACAAGTCGTCCGCAATATTGAACAAGTCATTGTCGGAAAACGCAATGTCATTGTGCTCAGTTTGACGGCGCTGTTGGCCAAGGGCCATGTGCTGCTTGAAGATGTGCCCGGCGTCGGCAAAACGATGCTCGTGCGCGCGCTGGCGAAATCGTTCAGCACCGAGCTGAAACGGATTCAATTTACGCCGGATTTGCTGCCGAGCGATGTGATCGGCGTTTCCGTCTATAACCCAAAAGAACGGCAGTTTGAGTACAAGCCCGGCCCGATTATCGCCCATATTGTGTTGGCTGATGAGATTAACCGGACATCGCCGAAAACGCAGTCGGCGCTGCTTGAGGCGATGGGAGAAGGAAGTGTGACGGTGGATGGTGTCACGCGGGCGCTGCCGCAGCCGTTTTTTGTGATGGCGACGCAAAACCCGATTGAATATGAAGGAACCTACCCTCTCCCTGAGGCACAGTTGGATCGGTTTTTACTGAAGCTGAGAATGGGCTATCCTTCCGCCGAGGAAGAAGTTGATATGCTTTCCCGCTTGGAACACTCCTCTCCCCTTGAAGACATCGCCCCAGTCATGACCGTTGAGGAGCTGCGTTCGTTGCAGCGGAAAGCGGCGGATGTGCATGTGAGCGATACGGTGAAGCGGTATATCGTCGATCTTATCCAGCAAAGCCGTCAGCATGAAGCGGTCTATTTAGGCGTCAGCCCGCGCGGATCAGTCGCATTGATGAAAGCGGCGCAGGCGTACGCGTTCATCCATGGCCGCGATTTTGTCATCCCTGATGATGTGCAGCAGCTCGCCCCCTATGTGCTCGCCCACCGCCTGCTCGTCCGGCCGGAGGCGAAATGGGACAAGTTTGATGCGGAAACCATTATCGGACAGCTCATTGCCCGCACGCCGGTGCCGGTGCCAGGACGGCGATGA
- the fumC gene encoding class II fumarate hydratase, with product MNERIERDSLGEVRVPADKYWGAQTERSRKNFRIGTEKMPLELIYAYAELKKAAAIVNYQTGKLSEAKQRAIVAACEEILAGQWDDHFPLVVWQTGSGTQTNMNVNEVVARRASELLDEGEGRIHPNDDVNMSQSSNDTFPTVMHIAIYTKIQTHLLPALDGLIGTFATKERQYGKTIKIGRTHLQDATPLTFGQEISGWRAMLDKSKAMIMEASEKLLDLAIGGTAVGTGVNAPPAFGEQVAKQLQAQTGYPFRSAANKFHALTSHDEIVYVHGALKALAADLMKIANDVRWLASGPRSGLGEIVIPANEPGSSIMPGKVNPTQSEAMTMVAVQVFGNDATIGFAASQGNFQLNVFKPVIAYNAIQSVQLLGDAIRSFDERCAQGMEVNEAKMKEYVERSLMLVTALSPHIGYDRAAEIAKLAHREGLTLKEAALKTGYVTAEQYEEWVRPEKMI from the coding sequence ATGAATGAACGGATTGAACGCGATTCGCTTGGGGAGGTGCGGGTGCCGGCCGATAAATACTGGGGGGCGCAGACGGAGCGAAGCCGGAAAAACTTCCGGATCGGTACGGAAAAAATGCCCTTGGAATTGATTTATGCGTATGCTGAGCTGAAAAAGGCGGCGGCCATCGTCAACTATCAAACCGGGAAGTTGAGCGAAGCGAAGCAGCGGGCGATTGTGGCCGCGTGCGAGGAAATTTTGGCAGGCCAATGGGATGACCATTTTCCGCTCGTCGTCTGGCAGACGGGAAGCGGGACGCAGACGAACATGAACGTCAATGAAGTCGTAGCGAGACGGGCGAGCGAGCTGCTGGATGAGGGGGAAGGGCGCATTCACCCCAACGATGATGTGAACATGTCGCAAAGCTCGAACGACACATTCCCAACTGTGATGCATATCGCTATATACACGAAAATCCAAACGCACCTCCTGCCAGCGCTTGATGGCTTGATCGGGACATTCGCGACCAAAGAACGCCAATATGGGAAGACGATCAAAATCGGGCGCACCCACTTGCAAGATGCGACGCCGCTCACATTTGGACAAGAGATTTCCGGCTGGCGGGCGATGCTTGACAAAAGCAAGGCGATGATCATGGAGGCGAGTGAGAAGCTGCTTGATTTGGCAATCGGCGGCACGGCGGTCGGCACCGGAGTCAATGCGCCGCCGGCGTTTGGCGAACAAGTCGCCAAACAGCTGCAAGCGCAAACCGGCTACCCGTTCCGCTCAGCGGCAAACAAATTCCACGCGCTGACCAGCCATGACGAGATCGTTTACGTCCACGGAGCATTGAAAGCGCTGGCAGCCGATTTGATGAAAATCGCCAACGATGTGCGCTGGCTGGCGAGTGGGCCGCGCTCCGGGCTTGGGGAAATCGTGATTCCGGCCAATGAGCCGGGCAGCTCGATCATGCCGGGCAAAGTGAATCCGACGCAAAGCGAAGCGATGACGATGGTTGCGGTGCAAGTGTTCGGCAATGACGCCACGATTGGCTTTGCGGCGAGCCAAGGTAACTTTCAGTTGAACGTGTTCAAGCCGGTCATCGCCTATAACGCCATTCAGTCGGTGCAACTGCTCGGCGATGCCATCCGCTCGTTTGATGAACGGTGCGCCCAAGGGATGGAAGTGAATGAAGCGAAGATGAAAGAATACGTGGAGCGGTCGCTCATGCTCGTGACGGCGTTGAGCCCGCATATCGGCTATGACCGGGCGGCGGAAATCGCCAAGCTCGCCCACCGTGAAGGGTTGACGCTGAAAGAAGCGGCGTTGAAAACTGGATATGTCACCGCCGAGCAGTACGAGGAATGGGTAAGGCCGGAGAAGATGATTTAA
- the groL gene encoding chaperonin GroEL (60 kDa chaperone family; promotes refolding of misfolded polypeptides especially under stressful conditions; forms two stacked rings of heptamers to form a barrel-shaped 14mer; ends can be capped by GroES; misfolded proteins enter the barrel where they are refolded when GroES binds) yields the protein MAKQIKFSEEARRAMLRGVDKLADAVKVTLGPKGRNVVLEKKFGSPLITNDGVTIAKEIELEDPFENMGAKLVAEVASKTNDIAGDGTTTATVLAQAMIREGLKNVAAGANPMGIRRGIEKAVAVAVEELKAISKPIKGKESIAQVAAISAADEEVGQLIAEAMERVGNDGVITLEESKGFTTELDVVEGMQFDRGYVSPYMITDTEKMEAVLENPYILITDKKVSSIQELLPVLEQVVQQGRPLLIIAEDVEGEALATLVVNKLRGTFNAVAVKAPGFGDRRKAMLEDIAILTGGEVISEELGRELKSTTIASLGRASKVVVTKETTTIVEGAGDSDRIKARINQIRAQLEETTSEFDREKLQERLAKLAGGVAVIKVGAATETELKERKLRIEDALNSTRAAVEEGIVAGGGTALMNVYNKVAAIEAEGDEATGVKIVLRAIEEPVRQIAQNAGLEGSIIVERLKNEKPGIGFNAATGEWVDMIEAGIVDPTKVTRSALQNAASVAAMVLTTEAVVADKPEENKGNNNMPDMGGMM from the coding sequence ATGGCAAAACAAATCAAGTTCAGCGAAGAAGCGCGCCGTGCGATGTTGCGCGGGGTGGACAAACTTGCAGACGCAGTGAAAGTCACATTAGGTCCGAAAGGCCGCAACGTCGTATTGGAGAAAAAATTCGGTTCGCCGCTCATCACGAATGACGGGGTAACAATCGCGAAAGAAATCGAACTCGAAGATCCGTTTGAAAACATGGGCGCGAAACTTGTCGCTGAAGTCGCCAGCAAAACGAACGACATCGCTGGGGACGGTACAACAACCGCTACGGTATTGGCTCAAGCGATGATCCGTGAAGGCTTGAAAAACGTGGCTGCTGGTGCCAACCCGATGGGCATCCGCCGCGGGATTGAAAAAGCGGTTGCGGTTGCTGTTGAAGAATTAAAAGCCATCTCCAAACCGATCAAAGGGAAAGAGTCGATCGCCCAAGTGGCTGCGATTTCGGCTGCTGACGAAGAAGTCGGTCAATTGATCGCTGAAGCGATGGAACGCGTCGGCAATGACGGCGTCATCACGCTTGAAGAATCGAAAGGCTTCACGACGGAACTCGACGTTGTCGAAGGGATGCAATTCGACCGCGGTTACGTTTCGCCGTACATGATTACGGATACGGAAAAAATGGAAGCCGTTCTGGAAAATCCGTACATTTTGATTACGGACAAAAAAGTATCGAGCATCCAAGAGCTGTTGCCTGTTCTTGAGCAAGTAGTGCAACAAGGCCGTCCGCTCTTGATCATTGCTGAAGATGTTGAAGGCGAAGCACTGGCGACGCTTGTTGTCAACAAACTGCGCGGCACGTTCAATGCAGTTGCCGTCAAAGCGCCTGGCTTCGGTGATCGCCGCAAAGCGATGCTCGAAGACATCGCGATTTTAACAGGCGGCGAGGTGATCTCGGAAGAGCTTGGCCGTGAATTGAAATCGACAACGATCGCTTCGCTCGGCCGTGCGTCGAAAGTAGTCGTTACGAAAGAAACGACGACGATCGTCGAAGGCGCTGGCGATTCGGATCGCATCAAAGCGCGCATCAACCAAATCCGTGCGCAGCTTGAAGAAACGACGTCCGAATTCGATCGCGAAAAACTGCAAGAACGCTTGGCGAAATTGGCTGGCGGCGTAGCAGTCATCAAAGTCGGCGCAGCGACAGAAACGGAATTGAAAGAACGCAAACTGCGCATTGAAGACGCGCTCAACTCGACTCGTGCGGCTGTTGAAGAAGGCATTGTCGCCGGCGGTGGTACGGCATTGATGAACGTTTACAACAAAGTTGCTGCCATCGAAGCGGAAGGCGATGAAGCAACCGGCGTGAAAATCGTATTGCGCGCGATCGAAGAACCGGTTCGTCAAATCGCGCAAAACGCTGGTCTGGAAGGCTCGATCATCGTTGAGCGCCTGAAAAACGAAAAACCGGGCATCGGTTTCAATGCGGCAACGGGTGAATGGGTCGACATGATCGAAGCTGGCATCGTTGACCCGACGAAAGTCACTCGTTCGGCGTTGCAAAACGCTGCATCTGTCGCCGCAATGGTCTTGACGACAGAAGCGGTCGTTGCCGACAAACCGGAAGAAAACAAAGGCAACAACAACATGCCGGATATGGGCGGCATGATGTAA
- the groES gene encoding co-chaperone GroES, with amino-acid sequence MLKPLGDRIVIEVVETEEKTASGIVLPDTAKEKPQEGRVVAVGAGRVLDNGQRIAPEVEVGDRIIFSKYAGTEVKYDGKEYLILRESDILAVIR; translated from the coding sequence GTGTTGAAGCCATTAGGCGATCGTATTGTCATTGAAGTCGTGGAAACAGAAGAAAAAACGGCTAGCGGCATCGTGTTGCCGGATACGGCGAAAGAAAAACCGCAAGAAGGCCGCGTTGTTGCTGTCGGTGCAGGCCGCGTGCTCGATAACGGCCAACGCATTGCGCCGGAAGTCGAAGTTGGCGACCGCATCATCTTCTCGAAATATGCGGGCACAGAAGTAAAATACGACGGCAAAGAATACTTAATTTTGCGCGAAAGCGATATTTTGGCTGTCATCCGCTAA
- a CDS encoding CPBP family intramembrane glutamic endopeptidase, which translates to MKRNHWYVIITYIVMQLSAFVGVPLLRALGVGQGAESRVEAAKLASGYWAVISFLLAFVVILWLLRGDRDERTMRRLPLASSWMWAISGVFMALAAQSIAANIEWRLLGIKPGSENTRQIIDIIRLTPLLIVVTSVIGPILEELIFRKIIFGSLYEKYNFWPAALVSSLLFSIVHMEPEHLLLYTSMGMVFAFLYAKTGRIFVSIFAHVAMNTFVVAVQTLLADEIEKMMRQAELPLAVWRVWL; encoded by the coding sequence TTGAAACGCAACCACTGGTACGTAATCATCACGTATATCGTCATGCAGCTGTCCGCCTTTGTCGGCGTTCCGCTTCTTCGCGCCCTCGGCGTCGGCCAAGGTGCGGAAAGCCGTGTCGAAGCCGCCAAGCTGGCTTCCGGGTATTGGGCGGTCATCAGCTTTCTGCTTGCGTTTGTCGTGATCCTATGGCTGCTCCGCGGCGACCGCGACGAACGAACGATGCGGCGGCTGCCGCTTGCTTCCTCGTGGATGTGGGCGATCTCCGGCGTTTTTATGGCGCTCGCGGCCCAAAGCATCGCCGCCAACATCGAATGGCGGCTGCTCGGCATCAAACCAGGGTCGGAAAATACAAGGCAAATCATCGATATCATCCGCCTAACGCCGCTGCTTATCGTCGTCACCTCCGTCATCGGCCCGATTTTGGAAGAGCTCATCTTCCGGAAAATCATTTTCGGCTCGTTGTATGAAAAATACAACTTTTGGCCTGCGGCGCTTGTCAGTTCGCTTCTGTTTTCCATTGTCCATATGGAGCCGGAACATTTGCTTCTGTACACATCCATGGGGATGGTATTCGCGTTTTTATACGCAAAAACCGGACGCATTTTCGTATCGATTTTCGCCCATGTCGCCATGAATACGTTCGTCGTCGCTGTGCAGACGCTGTTGGCCGACGAGATTGAGAAAATGATGCGCCAGGCTGAACTGCCGCTGGCCGTTTGGAGGGTTTGGCTATGA
- a CDS encoding YdiK family protein has protein sequence MMRNPRLFSLLYFVLGSMFTYLAIESAHETIWNVSTIALAALAAFDFGTALRLLFAPKR, from the coding sequence ATGATGCGAAACCCTCGGCTGTTTTCGCTTCTGTATTTCGTCTTAGGCTCAATGTTTACGTATTTGGCCATCGAAAGCGCCCACGAAACGATTTGGAACGTTTCTACCATCGCTTTAGCGGCGCTCGCCGCTTTTGATTTCGGCACCGCCCTTCGCCTTCTTTTCGCCCCGAAACGCTGA
- the tatC gene encoding twin-arginine translocase subunit TatC — MNDKEMSVYEHLNELRKRLIIVLVFFAAALVASFFFVDDVILYLQHTAEAKQLTMNAFRLTDPIKVYFQFAFVIAAVLSAPVLLYQIWAFVSPGLYEKERKVTLSYIPASIVLFLAGVSFAYFILFPFVVRFMNQLADQLGVQQMIGINEYFQFLLQLVLPFGIVFQLPIVVLFFTRLGLITPELLVRIRKYAYLALLILAAVITPPDVLSQVIVMIPLTILYEGSIWVARIGYRKAQRAAEQEGNE, encoded by the coding sequence ATGAATGACAAAGAAATGTCGGTGTATGAGCATCTGAACGAACTGCGGAAGCGGCTCATCATCGTGCTCGTCTTTTTTGCTGCTGCGCTTGTCGCCAGTTTCTTTTTTGTCGATGACGTCATTTTGTATTTGCAGCACACGGCCGAGGCGAAGCAGTTGACCATGAACGCCTTCCGCCTCACCGATCCGATTAAAGTGTATTTTCAGTTTGCTTTCGTCATCGCGGCCGTGCTGTCGGCACCGGTGCTGTTATACCAAATTTGGGCATTTGTCAGCCCCGGCCTGTATGAAAAAGAGCGGAAAGTGACGTTAAGCTATATCCCGGCGTCAATCGTTCTTTTTTTAGCAGGCGTCAGCTTCGCTTATTTCATCTTGTTTCCGTTTGTCGTTCGATTTATGAACCAGCTGGCTGACCAACTAGGGGTTCAACAAATGATCGGCATTAATGAATATTTTCAGTTTTTGCTTCAGCTCGTGCTGCCGTTTGGCATCGTGTTTCAGCTGCCGATCGTCGTGTTGTTTTTCACCCGCTTAGGGCTCATTACCCCAGAGCTTCTCGTGCGCATTCGCAAGTATGCGTACTTGGCGTTGCTTATTTTGGCAGCGGTCATTACGCCGCCGGATGTGCTGTCGCAAGTGATCGTTATGATTCCGCTGACCATTTTGTATGAAGGAAGCATTTGGGTGGCGCGCATCGGCTATCGAAAAGCGCAGCGAGCAGCCGAGCAGGAAGGCAATGAGTGA
- the tatA gene encoding twin-arginine translocase TatA/TatE family subunit — protein sequence MKYLLLVLVVLLLFGTKKLPELGRSFGQSLREFKDATKGLADDEETKTDR from the coding sequence GTGAAATATTTGTTGCTCGTTCTTGTTGTTTTGCTGCTGTTTGGCACGAAAAAGCTGCCAGAGTTGGGGCGGTCGTTCGGCCAGTCGCTTCGCGAGTTTAAAGACGCCACAAAAGGGCTCGCTGATGATGAAGAAACGAAAACCGACCGATGA
- a CDS encoding redox-sensing transcriptional repressor Rex: MGNEQPKIPQATAKRLPLYYRFLKNLHASGKQRVSSAELSEAVKVDPATIRRDFSYFGALGKKGYGYNVNYLLSFFRRTLEEDEVTEVALFGVGNLGTAFLNYNFSKNNNTKIVMAFDVDERKVGTTVGGVPVYHLDELEERLHENIPVAILTVPAAAAQALTDRLVAQGIKGILNFTPARLNVPNHIRVHHIDLAIELQSLVYFLKNYPNSSEKGEKHT, from the coding sequence ATGGGCAATGAACAACCGAAAATTCCGCAGGCAACCGCCAAACGGCTGCCGCTTTACTATCGGTTTTTGAAAAACTTGCACGCTTCTGGCAAACAGCGTGTCTCCTCCGCTGAGCTGAGCGAAGCGGTGAAAGTTGATCCGGCGACAATCCGCCGTGATTTTTCCTATTTTGGCGCGCTTGGTAAAAAGGGATACGGGTATAATGTCAATTATTTGTTGTCGTTTTTCCGCCGGACGCTTGAAGAGGATGAGGTGACCGAAGTCGCCTTGTTTGGCGTCGGCAATTTAGGCACCGCCTTTTTAAACTATAATTTTTCGAAAAACAACAATACGAAAATCGTGATGGCCTTTGATGTCGATGAGCGGAAAGTCGGGACGACAGTCGGCGGGGTGCCGGTCTATCATCTCGATGAACTGGAGGAGCGGCTTCACGAAAACATCCCAGTCGCCATTTTAACCGTGCCGGCCGCCGCGGCTCAAGCGCTGACCGACCGCCTTGTCGCGCAAGGAATTAAAGGCATTTTAAACTTTACTCCTGCCCGGTTGAACGTGCCCAATCATATTCGCGTCCATCATATCGACTTGGCCATTGAGCTGCAGTCGCTCGTCTATTTTTTGAAAAACTATCCGAATTCATCGGAAAAAGGAGAGAAACATACGTGA
- the moaC gene encoding cyclic pyranopterin monophosphate synthase MoaC has product MSSFTHFNEQGRAKMVDITHKEDTVRVAVAQTSVTVSREIYEKMTNNAIEKGDVLAVAQVAGVMAAKKTADLIPMCHPLMLKGVDIAFAWENDGEAHKLVITATVKTKGSTGVEMEALTAASVCALTVYDMCKALDKGMVIGPTYLVEKTGGKSGHYRRKTD; this is encoded by the coding sequence TTGTCATCGTTCACTCATTTCAATGAACAAGGGCGCGCGAAAATGGTTGATATTACGCACAAAGAAGATACCGTGCGAGTGGCTGTGGCGCAAACGAGCGTGACTGTCAGCCGGGAAATTTACGAAAAAATGACGAACAATGCGATCGAGAAAGGGGATGTGCTCGCCGTCGCTCAAGTAGCGGGGGTGATGGCGGCGAAGAAGACAGCTGACCTTATTCCAATGTGTCACCCGCTTATGTTAAAGGGTGTGGACATTGCTTTTGCTTGGGAAAACGATGGAGAAGCGCATAAGCTCGTCATCACTGCAACGGTGAAAACAAAAGGGAGCACAGGAGTGGAAATGGAAGCGCTGACGGCCGCCTCGGTCTGTGCGTTGACGGTGTATGATATGTGCAAGGCGCTGGATAAAGGAATGGTCATTGGTCCGACGTATCTGGTCGAAAAAACGGGCGGGAAGTCTGGCCATTACCGACGGAAAACCGATTAG